A section of the Phormidium ambiguum IAM M-71 genome encodes:
- a CDS encoding serine hydrolase: MQERSQSPYQKLADLEEKINRAKNYIQQLQQENYQLQRKASWVEPQKKSPSRKKTDDFSLVRLEKATPRRKRRSSRYRDIDNSSYLRNRRSRRNWTKSYQVRIVVLLLAALTILWIIISAISSVVQLINRSTTNFTRQNTELLKQLPTTPLLPPDIPPGSNAIALPTPIDPSLQENELVYNVTTPPDLKPSQQLQGIVDEMVQLIQANRLPTEPLSITLINVKTGETAGYQQKLLKYPASVVKMFWMVNVFDQMQQGILPNEPLYGADLNRMIQQSSNDAASRLVDVATNTDSGYNLRGEKYEKWASKRRKISEFFSKAGYEGIAIHQKTYPINYLRHETPEGRDMQMWNDPQELKNQISSEHAARLMYEIATGKAVSADASAKMMQFLARDLRLSAWRENTARFAGFNPIRGFLGQGLPAEVDFASKAGWTETGRHEVAFVRSREEDGPIYIVAILGADEAYSKDWQLFPNLSRMLFDRMSGKTPEQKQ, translated from the coding sequence GTGCAAGAAAGATCGCAAAGCCCTTATCAAAAGCTAGCTGATCTCGAAGAGAAAATAAACCGTGCGAAGAATTACATTCAACAGCTGCAACAGGAGAACTACCAACTCCAACGCAAAGCTAGTTGGGTTGAACCGCAAAAAAAGTCTCCGTCTCGCAAAAAAACGGATGATTTCTCTTTAGTACGTTTAGAAAAAGCTACACCTAGAAGAAAAAGACGTTCCTCTAGATATCGAGACATAGATAATTCCAGTTATCTGAGAAATCGGAGATCTCGGCGAAATTGGACAAAATCTTATCAGGTACGAATAGTGGTACTGTTATTAGCAGCACTAACAATTTTGTGGATTATTATTTCTGCTATTTCTTCAGTTGTGCAATTAATTAATCGAAGTACCACTAATTTTACTAGACAAAATACAGAACTATTAAAGCAGCTACCTACTACACCTTTATTACCACCTGATATTCCACCAGGAAGTAATGCGATCGCACTGCCAACACCAATAGACCCCAGTTTACAGGAAAACGAATTAGTTTATAACGTTACTACTCCTCCTGATTTAAAACCAAGTCAACAATTGCAAGGAATTGTTGATGAAATGGTGCAGCTAATTCAAGCTAATAGACTACCAACAGAACCTTTATCAATCACATTAATTAATGTAAAAACTGGGGAAACTGCTGGATATCAACAAAAATTACTCAAATATCCTGCTAGCGTTGTCAAAATGTTTTGGATGGTCAATGTTTTTGACCAAATGCAGCAAGGAATTTTGCCCAATGAACCGCTTTATGGTGCAGATTTAAATCGCATGATCCAACAATCTTCTAATGATGCTGCTAGTCGATTAGTTGATGTTGCCACTAATACTGACTCTGGTTACAATTTGCGGGGCGAAAAGTATGAAAAATGGGCAAGTAAGCGCCGCAAAATTAGTGAATTTTTTAGCAAAGCTGGATATGAAGGGATTGCGATTCATCAGAAAACCTACCCAATTAATTATTTGCGCCATGAAACACCAGAGGGTAGGGATATGCAAATGTGGAACGATCCTCAAGAATTAAAAAATCAAATTTCTAGCGAACACGCTGCCAGATTAATGTATGAAATTGCTACAGGAAAAGCAGTTTCCGCAGACGCAAGTGCCAAAATGATGCAGTTTTTAGCTAGGGATTTGCGATTGTCCGCTTGGCGGGAAAATACAGCCAGATTTGCTGGATTTAACCCAATTAGGGGCTTTTTAGGCCAAGGATTACCTGCTGAGGTGGATTTTGCTTCTAAGGCAGGTTGGACAGAAACAGGTCGTCATGAGGTAGCTTTTGTTCGCAGTCGAGAGGAAGATGGCCCAATTTATATTGTGGCGATTTTGGGTGCAGATGAAGCTTATTCTAAGGATTGGCAGCTATTTCCCAATTTGTCGCGGATGCTGTTCGATCGCATGAGTGGAAAAACTCCCGAACAAAAGCAATAA
- a CDS encoding YkgJ family cysteine cluster protein, protein MATWCCVKGCGACCYLEPSERPDLEEYLTPEELEQYLSMVGEGGWCINFDRTNCECRIYSNRPRFCRVEPETFRDMYAIEPEELNDFAIECCQEHISDIYGADSPEMQHFNQKVEF, encoded by the coding sequence ATGGCGACTTGGTGTTGCGTTAAAGGATGTGGTGCTTGCTGTTACTTAGAGCCGTCTGAGCGTCCAGATTTAGAAGAATATCTTACCCCAGAGGAGTTAGAGCAGTATCTCAGCATGGTGGGGGAAGGAGGATGGTGTATAAATTTCGATCGCACTAATTGTGAATGTCGCATCTACTCAAATCGTCCCAGATTCTGCCGCGTTGAGCCGGAAACCTTTCGGGATATGTACGCTATAGAACCAGAAGAACTAAATGATTTTGCCATTGAATGTTGTCAAGAACACATATCCGACATTTACGGTGCTGATAGTCCAGAAATGCAACACTTTAATCAAAAAGTGGAATTTTAG